Within Chloroflexota bacterium, the genomic segment CCTTGCACGAACGGTCGGCTGCCTGCCGAGCCGTGGACATGCTGGTTGAGCGGCTGGCGGACCGGCCCTGGCAGACCGAGATCCCGGTGGTCTCCTACGAGGACGTGAAGCCGCTGCCGCCGCTGGCCGATCTGCGCCGGGCGCGGATCGGCCTGGTGACCAGTGGTGGGCTGGTGCCGCGCGGGAATCCGGATCGCCAGGTATCTGGCGGCGCTCGCACCTGCTTTCGCTACTCCATCGAGAACGTCGCTGCGCTGACCGTGGCGGACTGGGAGTCGGTGCACGGCGGCTTCAGCACCGACATCCTGAATACCCGCAACCCGAACTATGCGCTTCCGATTGGCACGGTCCGCGATCTGGAGCGGCAGGGCCTCATCGGCAGCGTCTACCCCTACTTCTACTCGACTGTGGGCAACGGAACGGCCGTGGCGACGGCCAAGCGAATGGCCGACGAGATCGGCCGAGACTTCCGGGCTGCCGGCGTGGACGCTGTCCTGCTGGTGGCGACTTGAGGGACGTGCAATCGTTGCGGTGCAACGATCAGCAAAGAGCTTGAGCGGGCCGGCATCCCGGTCGCGATGATGAGTGCCCTGCCGTCCCTCGCGCTCAACGTCGGCGCGCCACGGGTCGTTCGGGGCGTGCGGATCGAGCACGTCTGCGGCGATCCATCGCTCTCACCCGAGGAGGACCGGGCGCTGGCCGAGGCAATCGTGACGACGGCGCTGCGGGCACTCCAGACACCGGTCGACGGGCCGACGCTGTTCGAGCCGCACGTCGAGCGGGAGGCGCCCCATGCGACTTGAGCTGGCAACGTTCGAAGTCCGGCGCGTTGAAGTCGGCGGCCGGACCGGCTGGGCTGATGGCGTCCTGACCATCGACCCGGACGAGCTGACCGGGCTGATCTGCCAGGATCGGCGCATTCGGGCCGTGACGATCGACGTGGCCCACCCGGGCGACTCGGCGCGGATCATCAACGTCCACGACGTGCTGGAGCCGCGCATCAAGGTCGATGGCCCTGGCTGCACCTACCCCGGCGTCTGCGAGCGGGACGTCGCGACGGTCGGCAGCGGCCGGACGCACCGTCTCGGCGGCCTGGGCCTGTTCGAGTGCGTGGACTCGCCCGACGATCTCGGGCCGGCGCGTGGCGAGTCGCGCGGGTCGCACGTCTTCGTGGAGATGGCCGGGACGGGCGCCGTCCAGCCGTACGGTAAGCTCTGCGCCATCGTCCTGACCTTCACCATGGACGGAGACCTCAGCGACGAGGACTGGGACGAGGCGAAGCGCGCGGCCGTGCTGCGCGTGTCAGATCGGCTCGCCGAGACGACATGCAGCCAGGCGCCAACCTCGGTCGAGGCGTTCGACCTGGCAGTCGCCGACCGGACGCTGCCGGGCGTGGTCTTCATCGCCAACCTCCGTTCGGCCGAGCACCGGGTCGGGCCGCGCTCGGGGATCGGCACCGCTGTCTACGGGATCACCCGTCTCTCGGCGCCCTGGCTGCTTCAGCCGACCGAGATCCTGGACGGGGCCATCACCCGCAAGACAAGCTGGCTCCAGGCGAACAACCCGATCGTGATGGAGCTGGCGCGCCGCCACGGGACGGATCTCAACTTCCTCGGCTGCATCATCGCGCGCACCAACTGGACCGCCCAGCGCGAGAAGAGGCTGGCGGCGCTCCGGGTGGCCGAGCTGGCAGCGATCCTCGGCGCACAGGGCGCCGTCACGACGGTGGACGTGCGGGGCAACCGGTTTATCGAGGCGATCCTGGGGGTCCAGGCGTGCGAGCAGCGGGGCATCAAGACGACCCTGTGCACCGTCGAGGAGCCCAACGAGGATGGGCAGGCTCCGCCGCTGATCTTCTCGACGCCGGAGGTCGTGAGTGCCGTGAGCTGCGGCGACTCGGAGGTGCCCGGCCCGTTCCCGGCCGTCGAGCGGGTTCTCGGCGCCGTCCAGCCGGCGCCCGCGTGGTACGCCGAGCGGCCCGGCGAAGGTGGCGGGCACATCGCCCGCTACTGGGTTGATTACTATGGGTGGGGACGCATCGGCTGCGTGGACTACTAGACGGCCCCCTGCCCCCCGACCGTGCTCCTGCGCGGGAGTGGAGACGGGAGGCAGGGGAGAGACGAGGTCAATTGATGGCAGGAGTACGCGACGGTCTGACCGGAATCCCCGCGCGGCGTGCTGTCGTCAAGGGCGTCAGGTACTTCCTGGCACACGCGCCGGGCCTCGTCCGGCACGGCTCCAAACCGGTCCGTGAGATCGCCCGCCAGCCGGAGCTCTGGGACCGGATGCGCGGCCATCTGCGATCCTACCAGGCCGCGCTGGCCTACCCGCCGAACCAGGTCTTCCTGGGGCTGCTGCGCCCCGACGACCTGCGGACCATCGAGCGGCCCTGGTGGCGCCACGGCAGCCCGGCCACGCCGACCCGCTGGATGCCGTACGGCGAGCTGATGCCGGAGGAGGAGCTGTACGGGCTGCTCAAGATCGTCGACCGCTTCGACCTGATCTGGCTGGAAGACGAGTTTCTGCAGGAAGCGCGCGAGCGGCTGGCCGGCCACCCCCTCGTCACGGCGGCCGACCTCGTGCACCTGGCGCGTGGCAAGACGCGCGAGGCAATCATGGCCCAGTGCGCCGACGGCAAGGCCGTACCGCTCGCCCTGCCGGACGGCCGGCTGGTGGGCTGCGCGAACCGCGCCCACGAGGAGGACGAAGCGCTCAGCGCCTCGGTGCTGCTGGAGAACCTGGCCTGCCTCGCCAGCGCCACAATGGCGACCCGTACGCTGCTCGCCCAGACGGGGATCGACCCGGCCGCGGTCGAGTACGTCCTCGGCTCCGGCGAAGAGGCGGTCGGCGACCGCTACCAGCGCGGCGGCGGCAACCTGGCCAAGGCGGTCGCCGAGCGGTGCGAC encodes:
- a CDS encoding glycine reductase; this translates as MAGVRDGLTGIPARRAVVKGVRYFLAHAPGLVRHGSKPVREIARQPELWDRMRGHLRSYQAALAYPPNQVFLGLLRPDDLRTIERPWWRHGSPATPTRWMPYGELMPEEELYGLLKIVDRFDLIWLEDEFLQEARERLAGHPLVTAADLVHLARGKTREAIMAQCADGKAVPLALPDGRLVGCANRAHEEDEALSASVLLENLACLASATMATRTLLAQTGIDPAAVEYVLGSGEEAVGDRYQRGGGNLAKAVAERCDLRNATGSDVKAFCCGPNHALAIGAGLSVAGVFDELLVIGGCSLAKLGMKSLAHLGRDMPILEDVLAGFAIHVGPDDGVSPVIRLDALGRHTVGAQSSQREILEKLVAEPLAKAGLRFAEVDRYATELHDPEVTEPAGSGNVPLTNYKMIAGLAVVRGEMKAADLPAFVEAHGMPGFSPTQGHVASAVPFLGHAVDGIRDGTLRNTLFLAKGSLFLGRMTQMSDGLSFLLERNS